DNA from Aggregatimonas sangjinii:
ATATCTTTTTTTGGCCAGTTTGTATTGGTAAAACGCTATTCCCCAACGTATGGCGACTTTTTTATAGTCGCCCCACTCCTCGCCCACTTCTATTTGTTCAGGGGTTGGGTTCTCAATTTTATTGAGAAATTCAAAATCAAATCTTCGGTTTGCAATATAGGGAGGCAAAACGATAAAACCGATGGCATCGCCCTCTTTAGAAAGGTCAATGATCATTTTTCCATCCGCATTCTTAATACTACTCCTCTTGGAGTAAAATTCAATGCTCAACAACGAGGTATCCCCTTTCGGATTACAGGCGCTAGTGATTTGGGGTATGTCGCCATCCCTCAGTACCAAATCGCCCCTATCGTTGGCAAATGTAAATTGAACCGATCTGTTCTTAAAGCTGTTCCAGTCGCCCAAAATACGCGTTAAGTGCTCGAACGTTCCCCTTTTATGTTCTACCTTGTTGTATTTTTCCGAAAAGATATCGGAAATGCTATTCAACAGTTCCAAACCGTGATCTTCCTTTTCCCCCTGTATATTTGGAAATGTTCTATTGACCTCCAACAGATCCACTTTCTTATAGAGCAAATCTTTATACGTATCGCCGGTCAAATTTTTGGGTTGATGTACGGCAAGATAAATCATATTCAAAGGAACTTTTTCCCAGCCAACATCCGCAGCGTATTTTAAAATACCGATGGCCACACCCGCCGCCATAGCCGCTCCTTGACTGTGCCCTATGACCGTAACGGGTTTATAATATGGTGTAAAACTTAGCATAAAGGAGCTTTCTCCATCAAGGTCGCCAGTAACATCGGGAGGAAGTATAAACCAATTTTCCTTCGCCCAAGTATATCCCAAGGCGATCCCATGGTCAATGCGATGTGCGGCATTCGATCCTAGACCATGCGAACCATTGATATAGTGCTCGTTTTTACCTGCATTAAAATAAGCGCAATAGTCGGAAGTGGCCCGGAGCTTGTTGGATTTTGCATTCCAATAGCCCCAATACTTTTGCATGGGCGTAAACTTAAAAATATTGGTGTTGTATTTATGTCTATTGAACCAATACATATTCTCGCGATCCTGTTCCAGCGCTTTTTCTTTCTCAAGCTCCTCTGCGGTGAAGATGTCATCGTCATGTGTACGGTCGTGTTCATCGGTATTTTCACCTTTCATGGCCCCGGAATGAGGAGCGTCGGGGTTTTTATCCCAAACCGCATTGTAATGCGATTCGGTATTCGTGATGGGATTGCTGAGATAGCCATTTACAAAAATCACCTCCCCTTGTAATTCCGGTAATATTTCTTTCCGCTCCTCCTCTTTCTCCCCTGTGCATACAACTTCCTGATTTACATCCTTTACCGTAATGGTACCGCCCTGGGTGCATTGAATACTGGAATCGTTCATAAGGAAACTCTTTTTCCCCATGGCCGTTTTCTTTCCAGGTATCTGCCAGTCCATAAAAGCAGGAGAACAGGGCGGATTGGGGGATTTGCACGTGCAATTGCCAAAAAAAGGAGGTTCCAACAGCTTATCTTTGTTCGTTGCCTTTAATTTTCCCTGAATGGTCAATAATTGCTGCGACATGACGGTAAGCTTGCCTGGAGCGGTACCTAACGTACATTCCAATTGTGCTCCGTCAACAACATATTTTCTTTTCATGACGCGCTGTATTAGTTCCCGTAATCTATTCCCTGTTTGCTTTGAATCGTGACCTTTCCGGTACTGTCCAATAGCATTTCCCCTTGGCTGATGTGTACGACCAACTCTCCGGAAACCTGTTCTATTTTTCTTCCCGTATGTATCGTCCTATTTTCCGTAATGTGCTCATCACTGTTTTTTGCGGAAGTCTCTACGAGCTCTTTCACCACTTCACGTTTGTTCTTGCCCACCTCAACATCCATATCTTCCTGCACATTGAATCTGATGTTTTTTGCATTGAACTCCATATCACCCATAGCCGTGAACACCATTTTACCTTGGGCCGTATTGATATGCATGCTATTGCCAACTTTGTCGCTTATCGTTATCATCTCCCCACCGTCGCTGTCGTTCAGCTCGATTAGGTTCCCGCTGCGCGTCTTGATTGCTTTGATGTTATTATCTGAATTCCCAAAACCGCTATTGGCCTTCGTATTATAGCCGGCACTCAGTACAAAAGGCCTTTCGGGATTATCGCCCTCGAAGCCGACCAGGACCTCCTCGTCCTTTTCGGGGATGAAATAGAAGCCCTTCCCACCGCCGGAATAGGGTGTCACCATCTTGATCCATGGCGTGGAGGTGCCCATGGCCTTCTGCCAGGGGAACTGTACTTTTATACGTCCAAGACCTTCTGGATCTGCATTGTCGAATACGCGGCCGCGCTGTGCGCCCGAACGGGGCGTGGCGAAACCGTTGGAATAGGGTAGGTGTTCGGTGCCTTGTGGTACGCCCTCGAACTCGTTGCGGTACTGCCCGCTATGGTCGAAGCGATGTACGATCTTTACGATATCATAGGAACCGTACGGGTCTGATGTTTTTGGCTTAGAAAAATTAAGCCCTTTCAGTTCCAGAGTATCCCCTATGCGTAAGGCGGTCAACTCCGAAATTCCGGAAGCAGTGACCATTGCGGCGGCCTTTCCTAAGGTATTAACTTTCACGATAGTATCTAATCTTCTTTGCGAGTTATACGCTTGCTGACCGACATTGTAATCATAGCTCCCCTTTTTGGCGAAGACCGTATCCGATTCTTTTTTTATCTGGCTTAGGTAGGGATGTGAGGAACTGGGGGAATGTGATGCGGATTCGGCCTCCAACAGCATATCGTTCGTCCAGTCGTGACTCTTGATGCCGAAGGCCTGTTCCCTGAGTGAGGTCGAAACGTTGAAGGTCAGTACGTCCACCCCTACGGTGCCCTCGACCTGTACGTTGCCTGTGCGTCCGATACAGAAATCGGTGCCGTTATGGTAGAGCCAGACCCCGTAGCGGCTACACAGCCGCTGCAAGAAAGAAAGGTCGCTCTCGTTGTACTGCACCGTGTAGGGCAGGGCGACATCGGTTCCTTCGCCGAGGACGCTCTTGAGGAACTCGCCCGAATGGCCGTTCGTAGTGCCGTTGGCGACCTGCGAGAGGGTCGTGCCCTCCTCGTAGCTGAAACACTGCACGGAATTCGCCAGCAGTACAGACGGACCGTGACCGGAGAGCACCACGGTGCCCGCTGCACCGACGCCCTTCTGGAAATCGACCCCGGTGACCACGCCCGAGAACTCCATCTTGTTGTCGTCGACCCCTATGGAGGCCTTCTTGCCCACGAACTTCAGGGCGTTGTTCATCATCACACCTTCGTAGCCCTCGGTAGCGTTGGCGGGAAAGGCGATGCGGAAGGCACTGTGGCCCCCGACGGACTGTTCGATGGAAACGGTGTAACCGGATTTCGGCAGGAACTCCTCGCCACCGACGATAAGCTGTATGTCGACTATTTTTGGCATGTTGGCTGTTATTTTGGCCAATCAAATTAACCATTGCGGAAGTTACCTACAAAAAATGCATGGTTTTTTCGTCATACTACATAAAAATCAGGATGTTTCTTGAAAACCAAATTCGCGCAACGGCGTGTCTATCAATGTCTAATGGTTTTCAGGAATGCTTCAAACAATTAGAAAACATGTCAACACAACATCTGTAAAATGCAACTAGTTATGTATTACTTTTTCCGAGAATCTGACAAATTTGCGAACAAGGTTTTCAGGAATAGCTACAACGCCCGGGTGAAATAATGCGGCCAATAGGGTTATCCCTCTTGTTAGTGTATGCGCAGAAGATTGCGTAAATAAATCAAAATCCGCTATGTAGACCGCGTTGTTCTGAACAGCACGTAGTGAGGACCACTCGGGTTTTTCGGTCAACAAATGCATCTCTTTCAAAGTACGGGCAATGGTAAAACCGCATGGTGCAATAACCAAAATCTCAGGATTGTAAGCCACTACAGCGGACCAATCGATAACCGTACTATCACCGGCAGGCCTCGAGAGTCTATCGATACCTCCGGCGCGTTCGATTTGGTGCGGAATCCAATGGCCACAGTTGAAAATGGGGTCTATCCATTCCAACAGAAGCACTTCTTTTGTTTGCACGGCCGCACTATTTAAGAGCCGATCAATGTCGTTCAGTTGTTCGTTGAGGACGTCTACATATGCAATACCAGCATTTTCCCGTTTCAATGCCCTTGCTATAGTAAGTGCATTTTCAAAAACATCTTGAAGAGAGGCGGGAGTGATGGATATCAGTTCAGGCTGCTTCGGCAAATGTGCTACGGCGGCAGCGGTACATTCCGTATCTATCTGACAAACATCACAGACATCCTGCGTGAAAATTATATCGGGCGCAATCGCTTCTAAAATCCGTTCTTCCACATAATACAGACTTTTCCCGTCTCGCTTGCTTGCCGAGAATAGGCGATCGATTTCATGGCTGCTATATGCCTTTCCTTCCAATATACAGCGCACAACGATTTCCTTTTCGCTCAGTGCCTGTTGGGGACATTCAAAAGTGATACCGTGTACATATTCCTGCAATCCCATGTCACACATCATTTGAGTTACAGCAGGCAAAAAAGAACAGATTTTTAGCATGGGTTACACCTTATAAAAAAGACCGAAAAAGCTTGTAATCTTAATCGGTCTTAGATTTCGTACAATTACGTCCTAATTAAAATAAACACCGGCCGGAATGATACCCACCTCAAAAGTTTTTACTTCCGCTTTCGAGCTTAAATCAAAAATCGATAAGCTACCATTGCTTGCAAAATCCTTGGCGTCGGTCACATATAACCTACCTTCATGAGTTGTCATTCCATATACATTTAAATCCTCTATTTCACTAGCAGTAGGTAATACAGTCGCCGAAGGTGATAACACATAAATGGCGCCACCAAGGGTGTAGTAGAAATTACCACCACTTGTGCTTAGATGGTTAGGATGCTCAGTTGCTCCAAAATCCAATGTCGTGGTTACCTCATTGGTATCCGTATCGATTTTGGAAATTGACCCACCGGTTTCTTCACCGGTAAAAGAAGGTTTTCCACCAGCAAGTACCCAAAGATCGCCTTCAGCATCGAATTGCATTGAATTAGGTACGTCGCCGACCGTTATCGTACCCGAAACTTCATTGGTGCCCGAGTCAATGACCGATATTTGGTTGTTTTGACCAAAAGCCCCCTGATGCGCTACATAAACCGTATTGTCTTTGGCCGCAATTTCCTCTGGACCCAACACTACGGGGATACTCCCTTCAACCGTATTGGTCTGTAAATCGATAATGGCTACATAGTCGTCGGTCTCATCCGCAGCATCGCCCCAATTCGTCACATACCCCTTGCCGTTTGCGGAAGTAAAATACCTAGGGTTGTTCAAACCAGTTGTAATTTCCGCCTCTTTTTCAAACGTAAATCGATTGACTACCGTTATCTTGTTCGATACATTGGCAATGATGTAAGCGCTATTTTCCACGAAACCGATGGATTGCACGATATTTCCGAGGTCCTCGCTATTCACAGCATTAAAAATGGCATCTTCCTGAGTTTCCAAATCATTGGATATAAACGTTACCGTTCCGGTACCATTATTAAAGGGGCCTTCGTTGGTGAGTAATATCCCATCTACATAATCGCCGGTAGCCATCGGCTCGTTTCCGCCATTGTCGTCGTTCTCGCAAGCGGTACTAAAAATTCCCAAGGCCAAGGCCCACATTACATTTTTGATTTTCATATTAAAATTTAAAATTAAGGTTAAGGTGTATGTTTCTATTTGGCATAGGCCTGAAAGCAACATTTTGATAATTTCTGTTACCAAGATTGTTGATCGCCAAGATCGTCTTCAATTCAACGCCCGAGACTTCCGGGAAACGATATTCCAAACCTGAGTCGAGTACCAAATAATCCGATAATTCATTGTTGTTATCCGTAGTAGTAAAAACCCGCCCGTTGTAAAGTCCTCTTAGAAAAGCGCCCCAGCGCCGGTACCGATAGGCAAGGTTAGAGGTGAATTTATGCAAGGGCACATAAAGCAGTTGGTTCTTCGTTTCATTATCAATGGCTTTGGTATAGGAATAACCATTGTCCCAAACAAGTCGGTGCGGGCCCAGTTTTTTCGTCATATTCACCTGTAATTCGAGTCCGTACTGACTCACGTCCTTGATATTTATCGGAGTCCATATCCCGGTCACATCCGGGCGCCACTGAATCAGGTCCGTAGTCGAAATATAGAAACCGGTCAGGTCGACTTTATAACCATTACCGGAGAGTGTTTGTCCCAATTCCCCCTGTAGCGCGCTTTCCGGTAGCACATTGGCATTACCACTGGCTCCGGCACCCTGCCAATATATATCGTTGAAAGTGGGTACCCTATAGTTTTTGGAGGTGTTTGCACGAATACTGTAATTCTGGAGAAGTTGATATTTTGCATCAACGGAAAACACAAACGGACTTTGATAGTCGCTTACCCAATCCTGCCTGAAATTCATACCATAGCTTAACTTTTCCGTTGGGTTATGGGATACTAACAATATGGCGGACAATTGGTTTCTATTGGCGGTACTGATGGAGGAACCCTCGGCATTGATGCTATTCGCGCTTACGATTCCGTTGAGCGTCCATTTCTTCAGTTCGTATTTGTAATCATAGTCTACTTGAAAGTTGCCCGACTTGCCAAAGCTGAAATTCTCGTTGGTATTGTTCGGATAATAGCGAAAACGCTCAAAAAGATACGCGCCACGAACCCTTTGAACCCTATTGGACTTGAAATGTACCCATTCCAGCAAGGTTCTCGCATCAAAATTGCGATAGTTATCGTCTGAAGGTGCTGTAAGTGTGCCCGAAAAATCGCGATTTCCTAAGAAAGTATGATGGTAGAGTTTGATAAGATGTGATTTGGAAGCCAGAAAACCAAAGGCGAGATCGAAGGCGTTATTTGAAAAAGCTCCATTTTCATTCTTCTGATCCGTGCCAAGATATTCATAATCATTTTCTGAGGCAAAATGCCCAAGGCCAAAGGTTATAGCCATTTTTTCAGTTCCGTAGGCGGCCTTGTAGAAGAG
Protein-coding regions in this window:
- a CDS encoding DUF4280 domain-containing protein; this encodes MKRKYVVDGAQLECTLGTAPGKLTVMSQQLLTIQGKLKATNKDKLLEPPFFGNCTCKSPNPPCSPAFMDWQIPGKKTAMGKKSFLMNDSSIQCTQGGTITVKDVNQEVVCTGEKEEERKEILPELQGEVIFVNGYLSNPITNTESHYNAVWDKNPDAPHSGAMKGENTDEHDRTHDDDIFTAEELEKEKALEQDRENMYWFNRHKYNTNIFKFTPMQKYWGYWNAKSNKLRATSDYCAYFNAGKNEHYINGSHGLGSNAAHRIDHGIALGYTWAKENWFILPPDVTGDLDGESSFMLSFTPYYKPVTVIGHSQGAAMAAGVAIGILKYAADVGWEKVPLNMIYLAVHQPKNLTGDTYKDLLYKKVDLLEVNRTFPNIQGEKEDHGLELLNSISDIFSEKYNKVEHKRGTFEHLTRILGDWNSFKNRSVQFTFANDRGDLVLRDGDIPQITSACNPKGDTSLLSIEFYSKRSSIKNADGKMIIDLSKEGDAIGFIVLPPYIANRRFDFEFLNKIENPTPEQIEVGEEWGDYKKVAIRWGIAFYQYKLAKKRYEVKTNKTYHYSNYVHDRAKRVTNWLYDTMPFMEDRPPESALEIKLHKETSLAYEHMLKKYSAWQTADLYAHFSPVGLINHKHLLSDFTEYCDDTVGTIESIWERIKKSGEKVFYRLDYPKKPDGSKLNQKEKREEEKKFVEKEKTQSLLINTNLVNTEYIDNVIKAYVESVRSVEHKLYDEVK
- a CDS encoding type VI secretion system Vgr family protein; its protein translation is MPKIVDIQLIVGGEEFLPKSGYTVSIEQSVGGHSAFRIAFPANATEGYEGVMMNNALKFVGKKASIGVDDNKMEFSGVVTGVDFQKGVGAAGTVVLSGHGPSVLLANSVQCFSYEEGTTLSQVANGTTNGHSGEFLKSVLGEGTDVALPYTVQYNESDLSFLQRLCSRYGVWLYHNGTDFCIGRTGNVQVEGTVGVDVLTFNVSTSLREQAFGIKSHDWTNDMLLEAESASHSPSSSHPYLSQIKKESDTVFAKKGSYDYNVGQQAYNSQRRLDTIVKVNTLGKAAAMVTASGISELTALRIGDTLELKGLNFSKPKTSDPYGSYDIVKIVHRFDHSGQYRNEFEGVPQGTEHLPYSNGFATPRSGAQRGRVFDNADPEGLGRIKVQFPWQKAMGTSTPWIKMVTPYSGGGKGFYFIPEKDEEVLVGFEGDNPERPFVLSAGYNTKANSGFGNSDNNIKAIKTRSGNLIELNDSDGGEMITISDKVGNSMHINTAQGKMVFTAMGDMEFNAKNIRFNVQEDMDVEVGKNKREVVKELVETSAKNSDEHITENRTIHTGRKIEQVSGELVVHISQGEMLLDSTGKVTIQSKQGIDYGN
- a CDS encoding ABC transporter substrate-binding protein, whose translation is MGLQEYVHGITFECPQQALSEKEIVVRCILEGKAYSSHEIDRLFSASKRDGKSLYYVEERILEAIAPDIIFTQDVCDVCQIDTECTAAAVAHLPKQPELISITPASLQDVFENALTIARALKRENAGIAYVDVLNEQLNDIDRLLNSAAVQTKEVLLLEWIDPIFNCGHWIPHQIERAGGIDRLSRPAGDSTVIDWSAVVAYNPEILVIAPCGFTIARTLKEMHLLTEKPEWSSLRAVQNNAVYIADFDLFTQSSAHTLTRGITLLAALFHPGVVAIPENLVRKFVRFSEKVIHN
- a CDS encoding DUF5074 domain-containing protein, which produces MKIKNVMWALALGIFSTACENDDNGGNEPMATGDYVDGILLTNEGPFNNGTGTVTFISNDLETQEDAIFNAVNSEDLGNIVQSIGFVENSAYIIANVSNKITVVNRFTFEKEAEITTGLNNPRYFTSANGKGYVTNWGDAADETDDYVAIIDLQTNTVEGSIPVVLGPEEIAAKDNTVYVAHQGAFGQNNQISVIDSGTNEVSGTITVGDVPNSMQFDAEGDLWVLAGGKPSFTGEETGGSISKIDTDTNEVTTTLDFGATEHPNHLSTSGGNFYYTLGGAIYVLSPSATVLPTASEIEDLNVYGMTTHEGRLYVTDAKDFASNGSLSIFDLSSKAEVKTFEVGIIPAGVYFN
- a CDS encoding TonB-dependent receptor plug domain-containing protein, with the translated sequence MKNVLLFLFVLLSANVVFAQRDSVVVLDEVVLTDSRLRDFSNGIKVRTLTDSVLMRNSGMLTDNLRATTLIYFKESGYGMISSASFRGTTAQQTAVVWNGININSQLTGQTDFNALMPQNLDGITVRSGGGSTQYGTGAVGGSIHLNNQLDFDTPLENKLRLGYGSFDTRNLFYKAAYGTEKMAITFGLGHFASENDYEYLGTDQKNENGAFSNNAFDLAFGFLASKSHLIKLYHHTFLGNRDFSGTLTAPSDDNYRNFDARTLLEWVHFKSNRVQRVRGAYLFERFRYYPNNTNENFSFGKSGNFQVDYDYKYELKKWTLNGIVSANSINAEGSSISTANRNQLSAILLVSHNPTEKLSYGMNFRQDWVSDYQSPFVFSVDAKYQLLQNYSIRANTSKNYRVPTFNDIYWQGAGASGNANVLPESALQGELGQTLSGNGYKVDLTGFYISTTDLIQWRPDVTGIWTPINIKDVSQYGLELQVNMTKKLGPHRLVWDNGYSYTKAIDNETKNQLLYVPLHKFTSNLAYRYRRWGAFLRGLYNGRVFTTTDNNNELSDYLVLDSGLEYRFPEVSGVELKTILAINNLGNRNYQNVAFRPMPNRNIHLNLNFKF